The window AGGAGAGGAGCGGGGctgtctggaggggaaggcagcCTGGGGGGAATTTCTGGAGGATGTCAGAGGGGGCATGTTGCCTTAGGATTTTagcctttctttttttcatatcctgtactgcattagtgcatAACTCTAAACTCTATGGAAAGTGTTAAGTAATTATGTgcacattttggtcagacaaaacaatcccccTAGGCCTGAAATTCAAGGACACTCTGCTGCCTCAGGCCCACAAAAGTACAGACAAAAGTGAATTGGGGAGGGCAAACTGGGGctaaatgacttcattacctgaagctgtaattggaggattaaccccTGATTTGTGAACAGACCAAACTTATATCCGTCTGGAAAGCTCATGACCATTGTCCATTTTGGTTGCAGCCCCTCTCAGAGGCTTTGAGAGCCCAAGGTGAACCTTTTGAAGGCCTTTCATCAATGCCTCCTTTTATTCTCTTCACCTGCTCTGGCCTCTGTTCCAGGGAGCCAGCCCAAGGCATCAGGCAgacaggggctggagggggcaggagggctctgggtGCCACCAATCCCAAATCTCccactggagagcagcagagcccaacaggccacacctgcagccagggagaggccaggaacTGGGAACCCatcgggatgggatgggatgggatggcatgggatggcatggcatggcatggcatggcatgggatgggatggcatggcatggcatggcatggatgAGGAGTGATACCAAAATCAGACAGAATAAAGTTCCTAACAGCAAGTAATGGTTTTACCAGTTAACTATTACGCAGCAGGACACGCAGAAGGTTCTCTCTTTATTTCTGTGTGTGTTGTGAGACTTTACAACAGTGTTTTTATTCATTATAACCATACATAGACATTAAAAGTTTTTCTTATCTAAAGAACACCTTAAACATAAACGTAAATACCATTTTCATAGAACTGATTTCCATGCACCCACTTCCTACTGAGTGTCCTCTGATGGCCCTTGAGGTTCATTCAGCGGGGACTCTGGGGGTTGCATTCACTGAGTGCTGAGATATTAAACGTAACCCTGCCCTGAACTTTTCCTTTGGCCATGTGCTCTTGCTTCTTGTTACAGAACTTGCCCTAAAAATACTGTGGACCTCCTTATGCGTTTCTGCTGTGGCTCAAACCACATTTATAACACAGGGTCCACATCTTTACGTTTTTTTATCTATTTGCCCATTTAGTCTTTAAGCAACTTCAGGAGAGTTGAAAATGTGTATTCTCTCTTCCTTATCAACTCCCTGCACATCAGCCCACCCCCCCTCCTCGTTCTCTCACCCCaccattttcaccaccctcctCCCCTGCACATCTCACTCTTCCGCACTGAATCCTTCCCACTGCAGGAAGATGCAGAGGAGCCACATGGTCCATCCCTGGATTCTCCAAGCACTGACTGCCCATTCCACTCTGACCACAGCCAGGGGccacatcccactgcctgcccagcgtCCATCCATGGAGGTGACCACCGTGTCCCCATCTCCTGCCTCACCCACCGAAGGAGATgatctgtgtgagacagatgtcaCCAGCGTGGCCATACACAGTGTGGCACTGCTCGTCTGCCTCTGTGGGctggctgggaatggggctgtcaTCGGCCTCCTCAACCTGAAAACGAGGAATGCTGGCTTCTTTAACCTGGCTCTTGTcgacttcctcttcctcctctttgcgCTCCCCTCTGCCCTCCTCATCCTGGTGGAGGACGTGTCCTGCTCTCCTGTCCTGCCCTTGATGTACATGAACTTCGTTTTCCAGCTCTCAGTTTTCTCCTGCTACTGGGCACTGCACGAGCTGTCAGCCAGCAGCAATGTGCGACATATGCGGAACTTCTCCAAGCTCTGCTGCCGCTGTGACCCTCCTCTGCGCCTGCTGTGGGTGCTGATCTATTTCCGATACTGGGCCTTCTTTGCTGTCTTCATTGTCATGCCCTCGGTGACATTCCTGTGCCCATCAAACCAGCAGGAGCACTGCCGGGCAGCTCTCATCTCTGTGTACATCATCATCCTGCTCCTCCATGCTGCACCCATGCTCGTTTTCAGCTCTGTTGATTTCATTCAGGCCAAGTGGGGCTCCCAGAAGCAGCAGCCCGAGAGGCGCGACATCATTATATTCATCACTGTGCTCCTCACTCTCCTCCTCAGCCTCTGGAATTTCCTGCAGGAGTTCGGTTACATCGTTGTGCCCTCCCAGGTTGTTTTCCTGCTCGCCTGCATCAACAGCAGCATCAAACCCTTCATCTACTTcttggcagggaggtgctggaggcccTGCTCCATGGAGTCCCTCCGGCTCTCCCTCCAGAGGGTCTTTGAGGAGCAGAAAATAAAAACTGCACGCAAAAATGATGCCACCAGGGACACTGGGGTGTGAGTCTGTTGAATCCTCCCACTGCTCTGCTGAGTGACCCCAGGAGAGTGACTGAGGGATTCCTTGGGTCACCTTATTAATCAATACCCACAGCATCACCCTCCCCGTGGTGATGTATTCCTGCAGGAGAAGGGAGCAGGGGCATTGCCTTAGGTGATTTTTGtgggctgctctgcagggagcaCACTGGAGCATggctttcctcctccctcctggatCCACATGGCTCCAAGTAGTgcagctgggctcagtgctgttGCCCACCTCTATTCCCCATGGAATGACCCTCATGGCCTCGGCCCCAGGGAATGAACTCCATCTCCTTTGGCTCAGCAGATGAGTTTCATGGTGTTTTCAGGGAGCTCTTGCCTGCACAGCATGGGACACCTTAATCCCTAGGGACACGCCCAGCACGGGGTTGTGGTGATTTCCCAAATCTCTGCGGGGCAGGAGAGGGGTTGGGATCACAGGGAGCATCCTTCCTTCcccttctgtctttttttttcttcttcttgtttttcctttttttttttttcctttttttttttttttttttttaatttggagttTTTCTAATACGAGTACTGTGTTCATGTTTAGAGTTGTAATGCAGATCTCTGACCATTGTGGGCAGTCGATGCCCGATGCGCGGCACAAGCTCCGGGAAGGCGGGACGGAGGAGGAGCTTTGTTGGAAAAGCGGAATGTGTCTGAATGTGGGGGATGGATTACCCGGGGGTGGTTTACAAAGAGAGCACAAATCTTGTTTCTGTTTTGGGCCTCTTGTTTCTGTGTCCCTCTGGCCGTGCCTCTGGCTGCGAGTGCGCACTGCGCACTTTTCCTTTTACTTTGTCCCTTGTTGTAgtttaataaatttttaaaattttaagaagtGAGGCGTCGTTTCTCACAACAAAGAAAAAGACCACTTGATTCgtagggaaaatgaaaaaaatgaagatCAACAACCTCGAGGCTGTGGAACTGTGTGGAAGCCAAAGATGCAAAACCATTTCCAACTGCCCTGTGACTGCACCGAGCCCTGGGGAACAACGCCAGGACAGGGcacagagaggagccagcaggaCGGGAATGGGGAGCTCCTGGTGACCTGGGCACTTTCTCCTTCATGTCCCTGACCTAGCAGGAGCCGCTTTAGGACATGGATCCCAAAGGAGCAAGAGGGACCAGGAAGCGCCGCTGATCTGCACAGAgccctttgcctgctgctgccccacagggaACAGGTCAGTGGAATGTTTGCCTTCCTCCCTACCCCaccttcctctcctgcagcagctgctctgttcctGCCACCCTCTACCGGCGACTGCAGggccctccccagctcccctctCCTCCATCCTCCGCTTTCCTACCACATCTCCTGCTGAACTGCCCAACTTACTGCCTCTCTGTCCCACCTTACAATTTCCACTGCCCTCCTCCCCTGCACATCTCACTCCTCCCTACTGAATCTTTcccactgcagggagctgctgaggagctaCATGGCTCATACTGGGATTCTCCAAGCACTCACTGCCCATCCACTCTGACCACAGCCAGGGGCCACaacccactgcctgcccagggtccATCCATAGCAGTGTCCACTAAGTCCTCGTCTCCCATCTCACCCAGTGAAGGAGATgatctgtgtgagacagatgtcaCCAGCGTGGCCATACACAGTGTGACACTGCTCATCTGCTTCTGTGGGCTGGCTGGGAACGGGGCTGTGCTCTGGCTCCTCAGCATCAGCTTCACCACCAACTTCATCTTCACCGTGGCTAGTGctgtcttcctcttcctcctcctcatgctCCCACCCACACTGCTCCTCCTTGCAGATGATGTGGTCTGCTCTGCTATTTTGCCCCTGGGGTCCTTGAGCTTCCTTTTTCGGCTGTAACTCTtgtgctccagcctggggctgtACTGTGTGCTGTTCATGAACATCTCAGGGTTAGGCTCTGCAGCCTTcagtttcttctgctgctgctcctctttcttttctgagTGCCTGCCATGCATGGTGATGAGTGTCCTGCTGTGGCCTTCTTTGCTGTCATTGCTCTCAATCCAACAGTGGCTTCCCTGGGCCAGTTTCATGAagagcactgccatggcctctcATCTCCATGTGcaccctccacctcctcctctttCCTCCCTTCATGCTCATTTCCAGCATATTCTTCGGCATTCAGGACTCATGTTGCTCAGACAAGGGCCAGTTTCATGAagagcactgccatggcctctcATCTCCATGTGCACCCTCCACCTCctccttgtgggatctcagcacctcaggatggaggtgcagagtggccgacaccacccttggggggctcgggagtcctggaatgttgccagaagtgtctggtggcaggactttgatcctacacaggagacgacacctgtatgaggataggaggaattcactgggtgaatggtgaagggataagttaattagagtgtaaaacacagggtttaggatttctgtacaggggggtctaaagaagtaagatggaggaattggggcgtgtcctgttcttcttcttcttcttggcctccatcttctgtggtgatggtggcactttgggattggttattactagaagtgcaccggttaataagggtagaaggtattggggaaaaattataaatattgtatacgtaacttcgggtaaaaagataagtgaccaccccaggggctctcagtgtgctcatggctggcttgctgtgcagacctctgtcgggctaaaagaaaatcttttaga is drawn from Melospiza melodia melodia isolate bMelMel2 chromosome 6, bMelMel2.pri, whole genome shotgun sequence and contains these coding sequences:
- the LOC134419819 gene encoding mas-related G-protein coupled receptor member H-like codes for the protein MEVTTVSPSPASPTEGDDLCETDVTSVAIHSVALLVCLCGLAGNGAVIGLLNLKTRNAGFFNLALVDFLFLLFALPSALLILVEDVSCSPVLPLMYMNFVFQLSVFSCYWALHELSASSNVRHMRNFSKLCCRCDPPLRLLWVLIYFRYWAFFAVFIVMPSVTFLCPSNQQEHCRAALISVYIIILLLHAAPMLVFSSVDFIQAKWGSQKQQPERRDIIIFITVLLTLLLSLWNFLQEFGYIVVPSQVVFLLACINSSIKPFIYFLAGRCWRPCSMESLRLSLQRVFEEQKIKTARKNDATRDTGV